The segment tgggtcatgaactctcgatgtatttccgaggagtgtcatctatatacggttgagtgagtactgggtattctgagacatatcattacatggtatcatattgcattgcatttcatcccatcattcattcttgatgattatatgtttcgtttggtgtttgggaaataattaaatgttgatttcctttattgatgaaacataaatagtaagtgtattatatatatatatatatatatatatatatacttgtataatttaagaatttattttcttatataactcccgtcactacttctttgTTGTCGGttaatgagacatactgggtacacgtggtttcttactcatactacacttgtttcactctttgtggtgcagagtCGATTCCGAGGAGGAGCACATCTAGTGGAGCAAATTGGGTCCGAGCTTGAAGTTCTtagagttgtggtgagctgcttggctgttccgtggcccacacctccctctatcttttatttattctgttattagtattcagacaggatatcccttatgttagatttgtcatttagtttcatacttgcattgaattttagaagctcttgtattTAAGACACCAATTGTTGGGGTGATatatttagcttccgcatttcgtacttataaggaactcaatgttggagattcttgctaagtgttagtatttttactcatttgttggtttagttggggTAATATGTTGGATTGGTTTACCTATTTGTTGgaaacataggtgccatcacgacttgcaaaTTTGGATCGTggcaaatttggtatcagagccctaggttcatcggtcctaagagtacaagagcaatttctagtagagtcttgcggatcggtatgaagacgtccatacctatcttcgagaggctataggacatttaCGAAATATTCTGTTCATTTATTCAttatcgtgcacacttgaccttgtagaaattGTAATCTTTatatctctttctctctcaGATGGCGAGGAATCGTACATTGGCAAGTGGTGGTCAAGATCCTATTCCTGCGCTTGTTTCTGGGAACACTGTTCGAGGTAGATGTAGGGGACGAGCTCGTGGTCGGGGTAGGGGTCGTATTGCAGCACGTGTGGATGGTCAATTACCAAGAGCTACCCAGGGTCGTGATAGGACCGTACCTCATGATGCAGAGGTtattcatggggatgtgcaagatcgtgtcgagggggatgggccaGCTCAGGCTCCACCAGTATTATTGTCCCAAcagtgcttcaagataccttggctcgtatgttaggaatcctagaggAGATGGCGCAGATAGGATCTTTTcctgtcacttctgatggctcactgacccgtgttggaggtcaaactccagATTCGATAGTTGCTCCAGATTCTCAGATTCCTAGGACTCAGCCAGCTGCCGCTGTAGCTCctcgtttggatagtatggagtttccagatatgacatcacatttggtgaacaggCCTTCTATGACAATTGAcgagcaaaagatgtttgggaggttcagactaatgaatcctcctacttatacaggtgacttagctgaggatgcatatgaatttatagttagttgtcataagaggttgcataatcttgTATTAGTGGAGTCCCATGGAGTTGACTACACCGCGTTTCAGATGACTAGCTCTGCTaagcagtggtggagggattatattagtagtaggccagcTGGATCCCATACACTATCCTGGACTCagtttactcaggtatttctatccaaatttattccacgcagtgagagggagcgcaagagggccgagtttgagagttgcagcaaaatggtatgtcaATTGCGgagtatgagggtaaatttcatgccttggaTAGGCATTcttcgatgatacttcccacatAGGCTGAGAGAGTGAGAAGGTTTGTTAAAGGGCTAATTATTCCGATCCGCCTAGGAGTTTCTCAGGTTGCTGCTTCTGGTGTTCCATTCcagaaagtggtagatgctgctaaggagttggagatCATTCGGCAtgagggatttgagcagcgaGAGGGCAAGAGGACTCGTTATTCAGCTGATTATGGTGGTTCTCCGCCTAGGAGTCGGGGTTACTTGGGCGGAGGTTATCACCCTCAGTccagcagacccattcatgctACTATACCAGCATCTGAGGCTGGTTACAGTGGGCATAACTCTTCGAGCGCGGTGCATACTTCgcagggttcatcttctagacaTGCAGTTCGTGGAGGGCATTTTGGTCATTCAGGTTCCTCTCATCAGCCTACGTCTCGTAGGGGCTATtttgagtgtggtgatatgggacactttgtTAGAGACTACCCTAGGACCAGACGTGGTGTCTTACATCAGGGTTCTCAGGCTTCGACTTCTAGGGATGCACAACCTCCAACTAGGGGTGGTGCACTGAATGGTAGAGGTGGTTTTCattcaggtagaggtggttctccttctggtcgaggtggtggtcatggaggttcacaatctgatggaggtcgttctcaatgttatgcttttccaggtaggccagaggctgaagcctcaaatgttgttatcacaggtattattTCGGTTGGTCATCGACCAACcactgtattatttgatccaggatctacttattcttatgtgtccacatattttgctcctagtctggatatattatgtgagtctcttgatttgccgatatatgtttctactcctgtcggGGATTCTGTAGTTGTAGATCGGGTGCATCGATTATGTATTGTTACCTTGATGGGGTATGACACTCATGCGGATTTAAAGGTCTTagatatgatagattttgatgtgattctttgtatggattggttatcttcttaccacgcaATTTTAAATTGCCATGCCAAGATAATTACTTTAGCTATTCCTTGAATTCCAatagtagaatggagaggttcTCTTAGTCACCCTcctaagggtgtgatatcatttCTTAAAGCTCGTCAGTTAgtacagagaggatgtttgACTTACTTGGCACACATTCGAGATACTAATGttgagactcctatgcttgagACTATTCCAGtggtgagtgaattttcagagaTATTCGCGACCGATTTGCCAGGTCTTCCCCCAGATCgtgatattaatttttgtattgatgtggagccaggcagtcggcctatttccattcctccttatcatATGGCACcagctgaattgaaagagttgaaggagcagttgaaggatttgttgagcaaaggttttattagaccgagtGTATCTctttggggtgctccagtgttatttgtgaagaaaaaagatggatctatgcgtatgtgtattgactatcggcagttgaacaaggtaaccatcagaaataagtatccaatacctcgtattgatgatttatttgatcagttacagggtgCTTCAgctttctccaaaattgacttgagatttggctatcatcagctgaaggttagggcggaggatatccctaagacggcATTTCGAACACATTATGGTCATTACtagtttttggtgatgtctttcggattgactaatgccccagcaGCTTTTATGGAGATGATGAATGGATTGTTCAGACCgtatttagattcctttgttattgtcttcatagatgatatattgatatactcacgcacAAAAGAGGAACAcgagcatcatttgaggattgttcttgggattctaaaggagacgaagctttatgcaaagttttcaaagtgtgagttttgtcttagttcggtagcattgttgggacatgtagtgtccaaggagggtatcatggtggatcctaagaagattgaggcagtaagaGATTGGGTCATACTTGCTTTAGTTACtgagatttggagtttcttgggccttccaggttattatcgacggtttgttgagggtttctcatcgattgcatctccattaactagattgacacagaaggaggtgacttttcagtggtctgacgtatgtgaggttagtttccaaaagctcaagactttattgactactgctccgattttgaccctacccgtggagggagagggttttgtcGTATGTTGTGATGCTTCTCGGGTTGGTCTtcgttgtgtgttgatgcagaagggaaaGGTGATATCTTATGCTTCGAGGtagttaaaggttcatgagaagaactaccctattcatgatttagagttggcggctgtggtgtttgcattaaagatttggaggcattatctttatggtgtgcattgtgaggtgttcacgaatcatcgtagtctccagtatgtattcaatcagagggatctaaatttgaggcagaggagatggttggagttgctcaaagactacgatatgactattctttatcacccaggCAAAAAAActgttgtagcagatgccttgagtcggaaggcggtaagtatgggtagtttagccATGTTACAGGTTGGCGAGCGTCCTTTAGTTAGGGATGTCCAATCCCtggccaatagctttgtgagacttgatatttcagaatctgataaggtgttggcttatatggaggctaggtcatccttgttggagcaGATTCAGGCTCAatagtttgatgatggtgatttatgtaagattagggataaggttttaaaaggagaagccaaggctgcaattcttgatagtgagggagttttgGGGATTAAGGGTCGTATATGTGTTACTCGTAtaggtgatttgactagattgatcatggaggaggctcatagtttgaggtactctattcatccgtgggctactaagatgtatcgtgacttgaagcaacactattggtggtgtcgtatgaatagggacatagtagattttgtatctcgatgtttgaattgtcagcaagtgaagtatgaacaccaaaagtcTGAAGGTATGACTTAGAGGATGCCcatacctgagtggaagtgggagcgcattgatatggactttgtggtagggttgccacgtaccttgggtaagtttgatgctatatgggtcatcgTGGATCGACGGgctaagtctgcacactttgtatcagttcagactacctataactcagagaagttagccaagatctatattcaagagatagttcgtttgcatggggttcctatatctattatttcagatcgtggcacccaatttacatctcatttctggCGGTCTATGCAGAAAGAGTTAGGTACTCGAGTGGATCTTAGTACAGCCTTTCACCCTCATACTGATGGTCAATTTGAGcggactattcaggttcttgaggatatgttgcgggcatgtgttattgactttggtggtcagtgggaccAGTTCTTGCCTCTAGCAAagttttcttacaataatagttatcactcgagcattgagatggcaccatttgaggctctgTATGGCAGGAGATGTCGTTCTCTAATTGgctgtttgatgcatttgaggttagaccatggggtacagatttgttgagggaatccttggacaaggtcaagttgatcaaagatagacttctcatggctcagagtaggcaaaagagttatgcagatcgaaagattcgtgatttagagtttatggttggagagagggttTTATTGAAgttttcacccatgaagggtgttatgaggtttggaaagaagggcaagttgagcccaaggtatattggtcctttcgagATTGTTGAGTGTATTGGTGAGGTGGCGTATCAGTTTGCTTTGACACCTGGTTTGTCAGGTGTTCATCCTATATTTCATatttccatgcttaagaagtatcatcagggtggtgatcatgtgattcaatgggattcagtgttacttgatcagaatttgacttttgagaaAGAGCCGATCACCAATTTTGATAGGCAAATTCGGAAGCTAAGGTCCAAGGAGATTGCTTAAGTAAAGGTTCAGTAGAAGCATCGTCTagtggaggaggctacatgggagacagagtcagacatgaggagtaaatatccttATCTTTTTTAGCGTTCAGGttagttcttttcttttcccgttcgaggacgaacgtttgtttaagtggtaggtgatgtaacgacctgctaggtcgttttgagaactaggactagtttgactccttttgaaaatttaaaggggtatttttaaactattagataacTATGAGCACcctattgatgaaacttttattaaataaataataagataataggTTAGTGGGGTTTCACGATTAATAGACTCTTATttagaaaaggaagaaaacaagAGATCAGcgtgtaaaaagaaaaattggtggcGACATCATACAAAGGGCGACCACTAAAGGTAAGAAGTTTTGATAAGTTTTTCATTCATGTGGGTTCACATGATATCGTTTTGTATATGAGTATTGTTATTAAATTATTAGATAGGGAATGATGAGTGAGTTTAGGGTCTAtgatatacctataataatttgaatgtccacAAACTCTcttacttatgaatattgcatcattggtaGATCGTGAACATTCCAAAACTTaacgaaaagggaaggaactatCTTGAGGATTCGAGACACGAGCTCGACActtgaggtatgttaagacttttagacttgttgaaggacgttttcctaattaaagattaaaaaatgaaaatagacaaaggggtaagggtgAAAGAtggggtctcgtatcaatggtgtgacaggcattggtacgagtaccagTGTTATAAAATGGAAAGTTACTACTATAGAATATGgattgtatttgaaaatttccaaAGCATATgtgcattagctgatatattattgacttaaaATTTCTGTTTGattgtgtttatttattatgtcgtatagttgtgataattgaggtgattTTGTATTATGTCAATATTGATTgagtgagatgcatcatcatccccttatttttgaaataatattgtatacatgcattgacatgagattgagtataagatGGGCacatggagatcgtccgtgcagGGGATGGtaagatgttaagattgtaattttgggcacgtggagaccatCCGTGCGggaattgtttgatattatgatggtgcgttgagatcgtccgcacagacacatGGAGATcatccgtgtcggtatatggacctcgcgagtcccccatgggtcatgaactctcgatgtatttccgaggagtgtcatgtatatacggttgagtgagtactgggtattctgagacatatcattacatggtatcatattgcattgcatttcatcccatcattcattcttgatgattatatgtttcgtttggtgtttgggaaataattaaatgttgatttcctttatttatgaaacttaaatagtaagtgtattatatatatatacttgtataatataagaatttattttcttatataactcccgtcactacttcttcgttgtcggtaaattagacatactgggtacacgtggtttcgtactcatactacacttgttgcactctttgtggtgcagagtcgattccgagtaggagcacatctcgtggagtaAATTGAGTCCGagcttgaagttcttggagttgtggtgagctgctttgttattccgtggcccacacctccctctatcttttatttattctgttattagtattttgacaggatatcccttatgttagatttgtcatttaatttcagacttgcatcgaattttagaagctcttgtatttaagacaccaattcttggggtgatatatttagcttccgcatttcgtacttataaggaactcagtgttggagatTTTTGCTAAGTGTTagtatttttactcatttgttggtttagttggggtaatatgttgggttggcttacctattggttggaaacataggtgcc is part of the Solanum lycopersicum chromosome 1, SLM_r2.1 genome and harbors:
- the LOC138340895 gene encoding uncharacterized protein codes for the protein MAQIGSFPVTSDGSLTRVGGQTPDSIVAPDSQIPRTQPAAAVAPRLDSMEFPDMTSHLVNRPSMTIDEQKMFGRFRLMNPPTYTGDLAEDAYEFIVSCHKRLHNLVLVESHGVDYTAFQMTSSAKQWWRDYISSRPAGSHTLSWTQFTQVFLSKFIPRSERERKRAEFESCSKMAERVRRFVKGLIIPIRLGVSQVAASGVPFQKVVDAAKELEIIRHEGFEQREGKRTRYSADYGGSPPRSRGYLGGGYHPQSSRPIHATIPASEAGYSGHNSSSAVHTSQGSSSRHAVRGGHFGHSGSSHQPTSRRGYFECGDMGHFVRDYPRTRRGVLHQGSQASTSRDAQPPTRGGALNGRGGFHSGRGGSPSGRGGGHGGSQSDGGRSQCYAFPGRPEAEASNVVITEWRGSLSHPPKGVISFLKARQLVQRGCLTYLAHIRDTNVETPMLETIPVVSEFSEIFATDLPGLPPDRDINFCIDVEPGSRPISIPPYHMAPAELKELKEQLKDLLSKGFIRPSVSLWGAPVLFVKKKDGSMRMCIDYRQLNKVTIRNKYPIPRIDDLFDQLQGASAFSKIDLRFGYHQLKVRAEDIPKTAFRTHYGHY